From a region of the Pectobacterium aquaticum genome:
- the pelN gene encoding pectate lyase PelN, translated as MNAKRYIAKILLGGMLMGAAAGSSAAVYYMAPNGDDANNGSKNSPWKTIDRAQKTLNPGDRLWIRGGKYVFTKGLNVCTTRTDVVNAITLSKSGTEGKRIEYWASSGEVPIFDFSQMQDDCRVKGFNVVADWVSVKGLEITGVPQRNNLNHESWGVWIRGSNNIFEQLNIHHIMGTGLFIQRGGNNLVLNSDSHHNYDPLTSNGAGQSGDGFGAHIPANQPGNIFRGCRAWSNSDDGFDLINAYSPVLIENSWAWSHGYLPGTTQSLAAGNGNGFKIGGYGGVYVANAVKHTVRNSVAFLNKAAGFYANHHPVANDFFNNTGYKNNPNFTIRGIDANGKAIGLGTLRNNVSHGGKDLSFSDGANMRYNSWDLKIAVSDSDFESVSVTGWDAPRQADGSLPVLKSLRLASGSALINKGGDVKLPYKGSAPDLGAFERE; from the coding sequence ATGAATGCTAAACGTTACATCGCAAAAATTCTTCTCGGCGGCATGTTAATGGGGGCTGCCGCGGGCAGCAGCGCGGCGGTTTATTACATGGCTCCCAACGGCGACGACGCGAATAACGGCAGTAAAAACTCGCCCTGGAAAACAATCGACCGTGCACAGAAAACATTAAACCCTGGCGACCGCCTGTGGATCCGTGGCGGTAAATATGTATTTACCAAAGGGCTAAACGTCTGTACGACGCGTACCGATGTGGTGAACGCGATCACGCTGAGTAAGAGCGGCACTGAAGGTAAGCGCATTGAGTATTGGGCCTCTAGCGGGGAAGTGCCGATTTTTGATTTCAGCCAGATGCAGGATGATTGCCGGGTTAAAGGGTTCAACGTCGTTGCAGATTGGGTTTCCGTAAAAGGGCTGGAAATAACCGGTGTCCCACAGCGTAATAACCTTAACCATGAATCCTGGGGGGTGTGGATAAGGGGCAGCAATAATATATTCGAGCAGTTGAATATTCACCATATTATGGGAACCGGGCTGTTCATCCAGCGTGGTGGGAATAACCTGGTATTGAATAGTGACTCTCACCATAATTACGATCCACTGACCTCTAATGGTGCTGGCCAAAGTGGTGATGGCTTTGGTGCGCATATCCCTGCTAACCAACCGGGTAATATTTTCCGCGGTTGCCGGGCGTGGTCAAACTCGGATGATGGCTTCGATTTAATTAATGCCTATTCTCCGGTGCTCATTGAAAATTCCTGGGCCTGGTCGCACGGTTATTTACCGGGGACGACACAATCACTGGCTGCGGGTAACGGTAACGGTTTTAAAATCGGTGGCTACGGCGGTGTTTATGTGGCGAATGCGGTGAAGCATACCGTGCGTAACTCGGTGGCGTTTTTAAATAAAGCAGCGGGTTTTTATGCCAATCACCATCCGGTAGCGAACGATTTCTTTAACAACACGGGCTATAAAAATAACCCGAACTTTACTATCCGCGGCATCGATGCAAACGGAAAAGCGATTGGGCTGGGTACGCTACGCAACAACGTTTCTCACGGTGGTAAAGACCTGTCGTTCTCCGATGGCGCGAACATGCGCTATAACTCGTGGGATCTGAAAATTGCAGTATCAGATTCTGACTTCGAGAGCGTGTCCGTGACCGGATGGGATGCACCGCGTCAGGCCGACGGCAGTTTACCAGTGCTGAAGAGTCTGCGTCTTGCTTCAGGTAGCGCGCTGATCAACAAGGGTGGCGATGTCAAACTGCCTTATAAAGGATCAGCACCAGACCTGGGTGCCTTTGAACGCGAATAA
- a CDS encoding YcbJ family phosphotransferase has protein sequence MEQLKSELSTVLGESLSRLERISEQPYADLYALYDKEGNAIPLLAKSYVCQGVAQQEAYKLSMLAREGDVRLPTVYGLVLTQQQPYRELLLIERLRGVSVEAPPRSGQRWTLLMDQIVENVLAWHRIDSHGCVGSVDSTQDNDWFSWYQQRLEVLWSTLLNVNAPQLTQQDRSVLYRSRQCLEMLFEDFEDGCVLVHGNLSLRSMLKDARSDQLLAMINPGMMLWAPREYELFRLCESGMPEQLLYHYLKQAPVSESFVYRRWLYVIWEAVSRYIHTGQLDRQLFDVASRELSPWLE, from the coding sequence ATGGAACAGTTGAAATCGGAACTCAGTACGGTGTTAGGGGAAAGCCTCAGCCGACTTGAGCGCATAAGCGAACAGCCGTATGCGGATCTGTATGCCTTGTATGATAAAGAAGGCAACGCCATTCCTTTGTTGGCTAAAAGTTATGTTTGTCAGGGCGTGGCACAGCAGGAAGCTTACAAACTCTCGATGCTGGCGCGTGAGGGCGACGTGCGTCTGCCAACCGTTTACGGGCTGGTGCTGACGCAACAGCAGCCTTATCGGGAACTGCTGCTGATTGAGCGTTTGCGCGGTGTGTCGGTGGAAGCGCCACCACGAAGCGGCCAGCGCTGGACCTTGCTGATGGACCAAATCGTTGAAAATGTATTGGCCTGGCACCGAATTGATAGTCATGGCTGCGTCGGTTCGGTGGACAGCACGCAGGACAATGATTGGTTCAGTTGGTATCAACAGCGTCTGGAAGTCCTGTGGTCCACGTTGCTCAATGTCAATGCGCCACAGCTTACGCAGCAGGACCGGAGCGTGCTTTATCGTTCGCGCCAGTGTTTAGAGATGCTGTTTGAGGATTTCGAAGATGGCTGCGTGCTGGTACACGGTAACCTGTCGCTGCGCAGTATGTTGAAGGACGCACGTAGCGATCAGCTATTGGCCATGATCAATCCGGGAATGATGCTGTGGGCACCCAGAGAGTATGAACTCTTCCGCCTTTGTGAGTCCGGCATGCCGGAGCAGTTGCTTTATCACTATCTGAAACAGGCACCGGTGTCTGAATCCTTTGTCTACCGGCGCTGGCTATATGTCATTTGGGAAGCGGTATCCCGCTATATCCACACGGGACAGCTAGACCGTCAGCTATTTGATGTGGCTTCCCGTGAGTTGTCCCCTTGGCTGGAGTGA
- the elyC gene encoding envelope biogenesis factor ElyC: MLFTLKKFVGGLLQPLPLLLLLMGVGLLLLWFTQRQRTGKTIILASWLMLILLSLQPVADRLLLPLESHYPTWRQTPQASKAEYIVVLGGGYTYNAEWAPSSNLISNSLPRVTEGVRLYHANPGAKLIFTGGAAQGNPVSSAKTAALVAESLGIPQQDIIILDTPRDTEEEAAATAKIVGERPFLLVTSANHLPRAMRFFQAQGLAPIPAPANQMAITSALNPWEKVFPSAYYLSHSERAWYETLGRLWQALKGTTAAPHDAEQPQAHSSQGDNSREATSNS, encoded by the coding sequence ATGCTTTTCACACTCAAAAAGTTCGTCGGTGGCCTTCTTCAGCCCCTGCCATTGCTATTGCTTCTGATGGGTGTTGGCCTGTTGCTGCTTTGGTTTACCCAGCGGCAGCGCACGGGGAAAACGATAATATTAGCCAGTTGGCTGATGCTTATTCTGCTCAGCCTACAACCTGTTGCCGATCGACTTTTATTACCACTGGAATCACACTACCCGACCTGGCGACAGACGCCACAGGCGAGCAAAGCCGAGTATATTGTCGTGCTAGGCGGGGGATATACCTATAACGCAGAATGGGCACCCAGTTCTAATCTCATCAGCAACAGCCTCCCGCGCGTCACGGAAGGGGTTCGCCTTTATCATGCCAATCCCGGCGCAAAATTGATTTTTACCGGTGGAGCCGCTCAGGGGAACCCTGTCAGCAGTGCGAAAACCGCGGCACTGGTCGCCGAAAGCTTGGGCATTCCCCAGCAGGACATCATCATTCTGGATACGCCAAGGGATACGGAAGAGGAAGCGGCGGCAACGGCTAAGATTGTTGGCGAACGCCCTTTCTTGCTGGTGACCTCAGCCAACCATTTACCTCGCGCCATGCGATTCTTCCAGGCTCAGGGGTTAGCGCCGATTCCCGCGCCAGCCAACCAGATGGCGATCACCTCCGCGCTCAACCCGTGGGAAAAAGTATTCCCTTCCGCTTACTATTTATCGCACAGCGAGCGAGCCTGGTATGAAACGCTCGGTCGCCTCTGGCAGGCACTGAAGGGAACCACGGCAGCACCGCACGACGCGGAACAACCGCAGGCTCACTCCAGCCAAGGGGACAACTCACGGGAAGCCACATCAAATAGCTGA
- the cmoM gene encoding tRNA uridine 5-oxyacetic acid(34) methyltransferase CmoM: protein MQDRNFNDIAEKFAQNIYGTTKGRLRLAVLWQDLSDLLTRLPARPLRILDAGGGEGQMACRLAALGHQVLLCDVSGEMIQRAKNAAAEQGVTHNMRFVQCAAQDVAHYMDSPADLILFHAVLEWVAQPQQVLKTLYDCLSPGGALSLMFYNHHGLLMRNMVVGNFDYVQAGMPKGKRRSLSPDHPLNPQDVYGWLDEMGLTISGKTGVRVFHDYLKNKQQQVEKFDDILEIEQRYCRQEPFVSLGRYIHVMAHKPHLKDAL from the coding sequence ATGCAGGATCGCAATTTTAACGATATCGCCGAAAAATTTGCTCAGAATATCTATGGCACGACGAAGGGGAGACTTCGGCTGGCGGTATTGTGGCAGGATCTTAGCGATCTTTTGACCCGACTTCCGGCACGGCCTTTGCGCATCCTTGATGCGGGAGGCGGTGAAGGGCAGATGGCTTGTCGTCTGGCGGCTTTAGGACATCAGGTCTTGTTGTGCGATGTTTCCGGTGAGATGATTCAGCGCGCCAAAAATGCGGCAGCGGAGCAGGGCGTTACCCATAATATGCGTTTTGTGCAGTGTGCCGCACAGGATGTCGCGCACTATATGGACAGCCCCGCCGATCTGATATTGTTCCATGCGGTGCTGGAGTGGGTCGCGCAACCGCAGCAGGTACTGAAAACACTGTACGATTGCCTGTCGCCGGGTGGTGCCTTGTCCCTGATGTTCTATAACCATCATGGGCTGTTGATGCGTAACATGGTGGTGGGCAATTTTGATTATGTTCAGGCCGGAATGCCTAAGGGCAAACGGCGCTCGCTCTCGCCGGATCACCCGCTGAACCCGCAAGACGTGTACGGCTGGCTTGATGAGATGGGGCTGACCATTAGCGGGAAAACTGGCGTGCGCGTGTTTCATGACTACTTGAAAAACAAACAGCAGCAAGTTGAGAAATTTGACGACATTCTGGAGATTGAACAGCGGTATTGTCGGCAAGAGCCTTTTGTGAGTTTGGGCCGTTATATCCATGTCATGGCGCATAAACCCCATTTGAAGGATGCATTATGA
- the mukF gene encoding chromosome partition protein MukF gives MSDFSQTVPELVAWARKNDFSISLPTERLAFLMAIATLNGERMDGEMSEGELIDAFRHVSQGFDQTNETITLRANNAINDLVRQRLLNRFTSEQAEGHAIYRLTPLGIGITDYYIRQREFSTLRLSMQLSIVAQELSRAADAAEEDGDEFHWHRNVFAPLKYSVAEIFDSIDLSQRVMDEQQQGVKDDIAALLNQDWRAAISSCEQLLTETSSTLRELQDTLEAAGDKLQTSLLSIQDAIMNNPHNLEFVDKLVFDLQNKLDRIVSWGQQTIDLWIGYDRHVHKFIRTAIDMDKNRVFAQRLRQSVQSYFDSPWALTFANADRMLDMRDEELTLRSEEVTGELPPELEYEEFSEMREQLIALVEQALHKYKAQQIPLDLSEVMREYLAQHPRSRHFDVARIVVDQAVRLGVAETDFTGLPALWQAINDYGAKVQAHVIDKY, from the coding sequence ATGAGTGATTTTTCCCAGACTGTACCCGAACTGGTCGCCTGGGCACGAAAAAACGATTTCTCCATTTCTCTCCCCACCGAACGTCTGGCGTTTTTGATGGCGATTGCCACGCTTAACGGCGAACGCATGGATGGTGAAATGAGTGAAGGTGAGTTGATTGATGCCTTCCGTCACGTGAGTCAGGGATTTGATCAGACGAACGAAACCATTACCCTTCGCGCCAATAACGCGATTAACGATCTGGTGCGCCAGCGCTTGCTTAACCGTTTTACCAGCGAACAGGCCGAAGGTCATGCGATTTATCGTCTGACCCCGCTGGGGATTGGCATTACCGATTATTACATTCGGCAGCGTGAGTTCTCGACGCTGCGTCTTTCCATGCAGCTCTCTATCGTGGCGCAAGAACTCAGTCGTGCAGCCGATGCGGCGGAGGAAGACGGCGATGAGTTTCACTGGCACCGCAACGTATTTGCGCCGCTGAAATATTCCGTTGCAGAAATTTTTGACAGTATCGATCTGTCACAGCGCGTAATGGATGAGCAGCAGCAGGGCGTTAAAGACGATATCGCCGCGCTGTTAAATCAGGACTGGCGAGCCGCGATCAGTAGCTGTGAACAACTGCTGACGGAAACGTCATCGACGCTGCGTGAGCTACAGGATACGCTGGAAGCCGCAGGCGACAAATTGCAGACGAGCCTGTTGAGCATTCAGGATGCGATTATGAATAATCCGCATAATCTGGAATTTGTCGACAAGCTGGTATTTGACCTGCAAAACAAACTCGATCGCATCGTGAGCTGGGGACAGCAGACGATAGATCTGTGGATTGGTTATGACCGCCACGTACATAAGTTTATCCGTACCGCGATTGATATGGATAAAAACCGCGTCTTTGCCCAGCGGTTGCGTCAGTCGGTGCAGAGCTATTTCGATAGTCCTTGGGCGCTGACGTTCGCCAATGCCGATCGCATGCTGGATATGCGCGACGAAGAGCTGACGCTGCGTAGTGAAGAAGTCACCGGTGAACTGCCGCCGGAGCTGGAATACGAAGAGTTTAGTGAAATGCGCGAGCAGCTTATCGCGCTGGTCGAGCAGGCGCTGCATAAATATAAAGCGCAACAGATTCCGCTGGATTTGAGTGAAGTGATGCGTGAATACCTCGCGCAGCATCCTCGCTCGCGGCATTTTGATGTTGCCCGAATCGTGGTCGACCAGGCTGTACGTCTGGGCGTAGCCGAAACAGATTTCACCGGATTGCCTGCATTGTGGCAGGCGATCAATGATTACGGAGCCAAGGTGCAGGCCCATGTCATCGACAAATATTGA
- the mukE gene encoding chromosome partition protein MukE encodes MSSTNIEQFMPVKLATALSNTLFPALDSQLRAGRHVGIEELENHVFLMDFQEVLEAFYSRYNVELIRAPEGFFYLRPRSTTLIARSVLSELDMMVGKILCYLYLSPERLAHEGIFSQQELYEELLSLADESKLLKLVNQRSTGSDLDRQKLQEKVRTSLNRLRRLGMIYFMGNDSSKFRITESVFRFGADVRSGDDAREAQLRMIRDGEAMPVEGSLSLKDDSDDNDRTDDTAPETGEDE; translated from the coding sequence ATGTCATCGACAAATATTGAACAATTTATGCCAGTGAAGCTGGCAACCGCGCTGTCGAATACTCTCTTTCCTGCGCTGGACAGCCAATTGCGCGCCGGGCGTCATGTTGGCATTGAAGAACTGGAAAACCACGTATTTTTGATGGATTTCCAGGAGGTGCTGGAAGCGTTCTACAGCCGCTATAACGTGGAACTGATTCGCGCGCCGGAAGGGTTCTTCTATCTGCGTCCGCGCTCTACCACGCTGATCGCTCGCTCGGTGCTGTCTGAACTGGATATGATGGTAGGGAAAATTCTCTGCTATCTCTATCTGAGCCCAGAACGTTTGGCGCACGAAGGCATTTTCAGCCAGCAGGAGCTGTATGAAGAGCTGCTGAGTCTGGCGGATGAAAGCAAACTGCTGAAGCTGGTTAACCAGCGTTCGACCGGTTCCGATCTGGATCGCCAAAAATTGCAGGAAAAAGTCAGAACGTCGCTTAACCGCTTACGTCGGTTAGGCATGATCTACTTTATGGGCAATGACAGCAGCAAATTCAGAATTACTGAATCGGTGTTCCGCTTCGGGGCTGATGTGCGCAGCGGCGATGATGCCCGCGAAGCACAGCTACGCATGATTCGCGATGGTGAAGCGATGCCTGTTGAAGGTAGTTTGTCGCTGAAAGATGACAGCGATGACAATGATCGCACCGATGATACCGCGCCAGAAACGGGCGAGGATGAATAA
- the mukB gene encoding chromosome partition protein MukB, protein MIERGKFRSLTLVNWNGFFARTFDLDELVTTLSGGNGAGKSTTMAAFITALIPDLTLLHFRNTTEAGATSGSRDKGLHGKLRAGVCYSTLDVVNSRHQRVLVGVRLQQVAGRDRKVDIKPFTIQGLPTAIQPTQILTQMVGDRQARVLSLQELKDRVEEMEGVQFKQFNSITDYHSLMFDLGVVPRRLRSASDRSKFYRLIEASLYGGISSAITRSLRDYLLPENSGVRKAFQDMEAALRENRMTLEAIRVTQSDRDLFKHLISEATSYVAADYMRHANERRIHLDGALELRRDLFSSRKQLSSEQYRHVEMARELAEQSGAEGDLETDYQAASDHLNLVQTAMRQQEKIERYNADLEELSYRLEEQNEVVEEAREQQAENEERADAAELEVDELKSQLADYQQALDVQQTRAIQYQQAQQALERARTLCQLPDLTAENADEWLDSYQAKEQEATEILMLLEQKLSVADAAHGQFEQAYQLVTKIAGAVNRNEAWQVARDLLRDSASQRYQAERVQPLRMRLSELEQRLREQQDAERLLQDFSKRNGQDYQPEELESLQQELDARIETLSSLVAEAGERRMALRQELEQTQQRIQKLTSRAPVWLAAQEMLTQLSEQSGETFEDSRQVTEFMQQLLERERETTVERDDIAARKRQIEAQIERLSQPGGSEDPRLNALAERFGGVLLSEIYDDVTLDDAPYFSALYGPSRHAIVVSDLSLVRDQLAGLEDCPEDLYLIEGDPQSFDDSVFAVDELERAVVVKVAERQWRYSRFPEVPLFGRAAREMRLESLRDEREALAEQYATLSFDVQKTQRLHQSFGRFIGTHLAVVFDDDPEVEIRTLSARRGELDRAMASFDGENQQQRQQYDQAKEASAQLNKLIPRISLLCDETLQDRVEEIRAELDETEESARFIQQHGATLAKLEPLVSVLQSDPQQHEQLQEDYAQAQNAQRQAKQQAFALTEVVQRRAHFSYADSAGMLGENAGLNDKLRHRLEQAEAERTKAREQLRQHQAQLTQYSQVQASLKSSYDAKQDMLKELTQELQDIGVRADADAEARARQRRDELHAALSTNRSRRNQLEKQITFCEAEMDSLQKKLRKLERDYHQMREQVVTAKAGWCAVMRLVKDNGVERRLHRRELAYMEGDELRSMSDKALGALRLAVADNEHLRDVLRLSEDPKRPERKIQFYIAVYQHLRERIRQDIIRTDDPVEAIEQMEIELNRLTEELTAREQMLAISSRSVANIIRKTIQREQNRIRMLNQGLQAVAFGQVKSVRLNVNVREAHTTLLNVLSEQQEMHQDLFNSNRLTFSEALAKLYQRLNPEIDMGQRTPQTIGEELLDYRNYLEMEVEVNRGADGWLRAESGALSTGEAIGTGMSILVMVVQSWEEESKRLRGKDIIPCRLLFLDEAARLDAKSIATLFELCDRLEMQLVIAAPENISPEKGTTYKLVRKVYQNNEHVHVVGLRGFGTEAPETQEQAS, encoded by the coding sequence ATGATTGAACGCGGTAAGTTTCGCTCACTAACGCTGGTCAACTGGAACGGCTTTTTTGCCCGCACCTTCGATCTGGACGAACTGGTTACCACGCTATCCGGCGGTAACGGTGCCGGGAAATCCACCACGATGGCCGCCTTTATTACGGCGCTGATCCCTGACCTGACGCTGTTGCACTTCAGGAACACCACCGAAGCCGGTGCCACCAGCGGCTCACGCGATAAAGGTCTGCACGGTAAATTGCGCGCCGGCGTCTGCTACTCCACGCTGGATGTCGTTAACTCACGTCATCAGCGCGTGCTGGTTGGGGTCCGTCTCCAGCAGGTGGCAGGGCGCGACCGTAAAGTCGATATCAAACCCTTCACCATTCAGGGATTACCGACGGCGATACAGCCGACGCAAATTCTGACGCAGATGGTCGGCGATCGTCAGGCGCGTGTGCTCTCATTACAGGAGCTGAAAGATCGCGTCGAGGAGATGGAAGGCGTTCAATTCAAGCAGTTTAACTCCATCACCGACTATCACTCGCTGATGTTTGATTTAGGCGTGGTGCCGCGTCGTCTGCGTTCTGCTTCCGATCGCAGTAAGTTCTATCGTCTGATCGAAGCGTCGCTGTACGGCGGTATTTCCAGCGCGATTACTCGCTCGCTGCGTGACTACCTGCTGCCAGAAAACAGCGGCGTACGGAAAGCGTTTCAGGATATGGAAGCCGCGCTGCGTGAAAACCGCATGACGCTGGAGGCGATTCGCGTCACCCAGTCCGATCGCGATCTGTTTAAACATCTGATCTCTGAAGCGACCTCCTATGTTGCCGCCGACTACATGCGGCACGCCAATGAGCGCCGTATTCATCTGGATGGGGCGTTGGAACTGCGTCGTGACCTGTTCTCCAGCCGTAAGCAACTGTCCAGCGAGCAATATCGTCATGTAGAAATGGCGCGGGAGCTGGCGGAGCAGAGCGGGGCCGAAGGCGATCTGGAAACAGATTATCAGGCCGCCAGCGACCACCTGAACCTGGTGCAGACAGCGATGCGCCAGCAGGAAAAAATCGAGCGCTATAACGCCGATCTGGAAGAATTGAGCTATCGCCTCGAAGAACAGAACGAGGTGGTGGAAGAGGCACGGGAGCAGCAGGCGGAAAATGAAGAACGTGCCGATGCTGCCGAGCTGGAAGTGGATGAGCTGAAAAGCCAGCTTGCCGATTATCAGCAGGCGTTGGACGTGCAGCAGACGCGTGCTATTCAGTACCAGCAAGCTCAGCAGGCGCTAGAACGTGCCCGCACGCTATGTCAGTTGCCGGATTTAACGGCTGAGAATGCGGATGAGTGGCTGGACAGCTATCAGGCCAAAGAGCAGGAAGCGACAGAAATTTTGATGCTGCTGGAGCAAAAACTGAGCGTGGCCGATGCGGCGCACGGCCAGTTTGAACAAGCCTATCAGCTGGTGACTAAGATTGCTGGTGCGGTGAATCGCAACGAAGCCTGGCAGGTTGCGCGCGATTTGCTGCGTGACAGCGCTTCACAACGCTATCAGGCGGAGCGGGTACAGCCGCTGCGGATGCGGTTGTCTGAGCTGGAACAGCGACTGCGTGAACAGCAAGATGCCGAGCGGTTATTGCAGGATTTCAGCAAACGCAACGGTCAGGATTATCAACCGGAAGAGCTGGAATCCCTCCAGCAAGAACTTGATGCCCGCATAGAAACGCTGTCATCGCTGGTGGCGGAAGCGGGTGAGCGTCGCATGGCGCTGCGTCAGGAGTTGGAGCAAACCCAACAGCGAATTCAGAAGCTGACGTCGCGTGCGCCAGTCTGGCTGGCTGCGCAGGAAATGCTGACGCAGTTGAGCGAGCAGAGCGGCGAAACGTTTGAAGATAGCCGTCAGGTAACGGAGTTCATGCAGCAGTTGCTGGAGCGCGAGCGTGAAACCACGGTTGAACGTGATGACATCGCTGCGCGTAAACGGCAGATCGAAGCGCAGATTGAGCGCCTGAGTCAACCCGGTGGTTCGGAAGACCCGCGCCTGAACGCGCTGGCGGAACGCTTTGGCGGCGTGCTGCTGTCTGAGATTTATGATGACGTGACGTTGGATGATGCGCCGTACTTCTCGGCGCTGTATGGCCCCTCCCGCCATGCCATTGTGGTATCCGATCTCTCGCTGGTTCGCGATCAGCTTGCCGGTCTGGAAGACTGTCCAGAAGATCTGTACCTGATCGAGGGGGACCCGCAGTCGTTTGATGACAGCGTATTTGCCGTTGACGAGCTGGAACGTGCCGTCGTGGTGAAAGTCGCGGAGCGCCAGTGGCGTTATTCGCGTTTCCCAGAAGTGCCGCTGTTTGGCCGCGCCGCGCGGGAAATGCGCCTGGAAAGCCTGCGTGATGAGCGCGAAGCGCTGGCGGAACAGTATGCCACGCTGTCGTTTGACGTGCAGAAAACGCAGCGCTTGCACCAGTCTTTTGGTCGCTTTATCGGTACCCATCTGGCCGTTGTTTTTGATGACGATCCCGAAGTGGAAATCCGTACGCTCAGTGCCCGTCGCGGCGAGCTGGATCGGGCGATGGCGAGCTTTGATGGCGAAAACCAGCAGCAGCGTCAGCAGTACGATCAGGCGAAAGAAGCCAGCGCACAGCTGAATAAACTGATTCCGCGCATTAGCCTGCTTTGCGATGAGACATTGCAGGATCGTGTGGAAGAGATTCGTGCGGAACTGGATGAAACGGAAGAGTCTGCCCGTTTCATTCAGCAGCACGGTGCAACGCTGGCTAAGCTGGAACCGTTGGTTTCTGTCCTGCAAAGCGACCCGCAGCAGCATGAGCAGTTGCAGGAAGATTATGCGCAGGCGCAGAACGCCCAGCGGCAGGCAAAACAGCAGGCGTTTGCGTTGACCGAAGTTGTGCAGCGTCGCGCGCACTTCAGCTATGCCGATTCAGCTGGAATGCTGGGTGAGAATGCTGGCTTGAATGACAAACTGCGCCATCGTTTAGAACAGGCTGAAGCAGAACGGACAAAAGCGCGTGAGCAGCTACGCCAGCATCAGGCACAGCTGACGCAGTACAGTCAGGTTCAAGCCTCGCTGAAAAGTTCTTACGATGCCAAACAGGACATGCTGAAGGAACTGACGCAAGAACTTCAGGATATCGGCGTACGTGCGGATGCGGATGCCGAAGCGCGCGCTCGTCAGCGTCGTGATGAGCTGCATGCCGCATTAAGCACCAACCGCTCGCGGCGTAATCAGTTGGAAAAACAGATTACGTTCTGTGAAGCAGAAATGGACAGTTTGCAGAAGAAGCTGCGTAAACTGGAGCGTGATTACCATCAGATGCGTGAGCAGGTTGTGACGGCGAAAGCGGGCTGGTGTGCAGTCATGCGTTTGGTGAAAGACAACGGCGTCGAGCGCCGTCTGCACCGCCGTGAACTGGCGTATATGGAAGGCGATGAACTGCGTTCCATGTCGGATAAGGCGTTGGGTGCGCTGCGTCTGGCGGTTGCGGATAACGAACACCTGCGCGATGTGCTGCGGCTTTCCGAAGATCCGAAGCGGCCCGAGCGAAAAATCCAGTTCTATATCGCCGTTTACCAGCATCTGCGTGAACGTATCCGTCAGGATATTATCCGCACCGATGATCCAGTTGAAGCCATTGAGCAGATGGAGATCGAGCTTAACCGTCTGACGGAAGAGCTGACGGCGCGTGAGCAGATGCTGGCCATCAGTTCTCGCAGCGTGGCAAACATCATTCGTAAAACGATCCAGCGCGAGCAGAACCGCATTCGGATGCTGAACCAGGGGCTGCAAGCGGTCGCATTTGGTCAGGTGAAGAGCGTTCGCCTCAACGTCAACGTGCGCGAAGCGCATACCACGCTGCTCAACGTGTTGTCCGAACAGCAGGAAATGCATCAGGATCTGTTTAACAGCAACCGTCTGACCTTCTCGGAAGCGTTGGCAAAACTGTATCAGCGCCTGAATCCTGAAATTGACATGGGGCAGCGCACGCCGCAAACCATCGGTGAAGAGCTGCTGGATTACCGAAACTACCTTGAAATGGAAGTTGAAGTTAACCGTGGCGCGGATGGTTGGCTAAGGGCGGAAAGTGGGGCGCTGTCGACTGGGGAAGCCATCGGTACTGGGATGTCGATTCTGGTTATGGTGGTACAGAGCTGGGAGGAAGAGTCTAAGCGTTTACGCGGTAAAGATATTATTCCATGTCGTCTGCTCTTCCTCGATGAGGCGGCGCGTCTGGATGCCAAATCGATCGCGACGCTGTTCGAGCTCTGCGATCGGCTGGAAATGCAGTTGGTCATCGCGGCACCGGAAAACATCAGCCCCGAGAAGGGAACCACCTATAAGCTGGTGCGTAAAGTCTACCAGAACAACGAGCACGTCCATGTGGTCGGGCTGCGCGGTTTCGGAACGGAAGCGCCAGAGACGCAAGAGCAAGCCTCATAG